A portion of the Dissulfuribacter thermophilus genome contains these proteins:
- a CDS encoding efflux transporter outer membrane subunit has protein sequence MMYENKKAWLVIVMIALVTAGCSLAPKYTRPKAPIPSSWASGPACQEEGAERQCLAPQRLEWREFYKDPMLKQVIEMALANNRDLRISALNVERARALYGVQRAELLPSVTGSGSASKQRIPADVMGFPQALTIERYDVNLGISAWEIDFFGRIRSLKDKALEEFLASEEARKSAQIVLVSEVARAYLTLAADREMLSIAKATLKNQEKTYELILRQYEVGMASKLDMCQAKTQVDAARKDVARYTQVVALDKNALDLLAGRTVPEPLLPKGLSNVRSPEKIFADLSSEVLLNRPDIVAAEHRLKAAYAYIGAARAAFFPRISLTTSLGTATDELSNLFGSGTEAWNFAPQISIPIFDARTWAAYRVSKTERDIALAQYEKAIQTAFKEVADALAVQTAIKHQIEAQESLVKAVSETFTLASKRYLKGIDSYLNVLDAQRSLFAAQQELIMLRLAKLANRVKLYAVLGGGGE, from the coding sequence ATGATGTATGAAAACAAAAAGGCATGGCTTGTTATTGTGATGATTGCACTCGTTACGGCAGGATGTTCCCTTGCCCCCAAATACACGAGGCCCAAGGCCCCGATTCCTTCAAGCTGGGCAAGTGGTCCGGCATGTCAGGAAGAAGGGGCCGAACGCCAGTGTCTTGCACCCCAGAGGCTTGAATGGCGAGAGTTTTATAAGGATCCAATGCTGAAGCAGGTCATAGAGATGGCCCTGGCCAACAATCGTGATCTCAGGATTTCCGCCTTGAACGTTGAAAGGGCCAGGGCCCTGTATGGAGTCCAACGGGCCGAACTCCTACCGTCCGTGACCGGCTCAGGCAGCGCAAGCAAGCAGCGGATCCCCGCGGATGTCATGGGTTTTCCGCAAGCCCTGACCATTGAGCGATATGACGTCAACCTCGGTATCAGCGCATGGGAGATCGACTTTTTTGGCCGAATTCGGAGCCTCAAAGACAAGGCCCTTGAGGAGTTTCTGGCTTCAGAAGAGGCCAGGAAAAGTGCGCAAATAGTGCTCGTATCAGAAGTGGCCAGGGCATATCTCACCCTGGCGGCCGATCGAGAGATGTTGAGCATTGCAAAAGCGACCTTAAAAAACCAGGAAAAGACCTACGAGCTGATACTCAGGCAGTATGAAGTGGGCATGGCCTCAAAACTCGACATGTGCCAGGCCAAGACCCAGGTGGATGCCGCCAGGAAAGATGTAGCCCGCTACACCCAGGTTGTGGCTCTTGATAAAAATGCCCTCGATCTTCTTGCAGGAAGAACCGTACCTGAACCCCTCCTGCCAAAGGGGCTGTCAAATGTACGATCTCCTGAAAAGATCTTTGCGGATCTTTCGTCGGAAGTGCTCTTGAACCGTCCGGACATCGTGGCAGCAGAACACCGCCTGAAAGCCGCTTATGCCTACATCGGCGCAGCTCGTGCTGCATTCTTCCCCCGGATCTCCTTGACCACTTCCCTTGGCACTGCCACGGATGAACTTTCCAACCTTTTCGGCTCAGGCACAGAGGCCTGGAACTTCGCCCCTCAAATCTCCATACCCATCTTTGATGCCAGAACCTGGGCGGCGTATAGGGTCAGCAAGACCGAGCGCGATATAGCCCTGGCCCAGTACGAGAAGGCGATACAGACGGCCTTCAAGGAAGTGGCCGATGCGCTTGCCGTGCAAACGGCCATAAAGCATCAGATTGAGGCCCAGGAATCCCTGGTAAAGGCGGTCTCAGAAACCTTCACGCTTGCCAGTAAACGATATCTGAAAGGAATCGATAGTTACTTGAACGTCCTTGATGCGCAGCGTTCCCTCTTTGCGGCACAACAGGAGCTCATCATGCTCCGCCTGGCCAAACTCGCCAACCGGGTGAAGCTTTATGCAGTATTGGGGGGAGGCGGTGAGTAA
- a CDS encoding helix-turn-helix transcriptional regulator, which produces MELKMKDRWLSVDEIAAYLRIKRDTIYKWIAETEVPKGREL; this is translated from the coding sequence ATGGAGCTTAAGATGAAAGACCGATGGCTGTCCGTAGACGAGATCGCGGCCTACCTCAGGATCAAGCGGGACACGATCTATAAGTGGATCGCCGAAACAGAAGTTCCGAAAGGAAGAGAGCTATGA
- a CDS encoding TetR/AcrR family transcriptional regulator produces MKDKKLSRREREKLRQRQEMLAAALELFSEKGYHNVSMHEIAERAEFAIGTLYKFFKNKEDLYKSLIKEQADRFHEALTKALEEADDEREKLRNYVKAKGSVFIENAPVIRLYFAETRGASFNIKAGLDSEIRERYERFLHTLALVFESGIKRKRFQKIAEPYQLAVALDSICNAFLFLWLEDPKSHPYPEDPDIILNILFKGLLND; encoded by the coding sequence ATGAAAGACAAAAAATTATCAAGGCGCGAAAGAGAGAAACTCAGGCAACGTCAAGAGATGCTCGCCGCCGCTCTAGAACTTTTCTCAGAGAAGGGATACCACAATGTATCTATGCACGAGATTGCCGAGAGAGCTGAGTTTGCCATCGGAACGCTCTACAAGTTCTTTAAAAACAAGGAGGACCTCTATAAGTCCCTTATAAAGGAGCAGGCCGACAGGTTCCATGAGGCCCTGACCAAGGCCTTGGAAGAGGCAGATGACGAGCGTGAAAAGTTGAGGAATTACGTGAAGGCCAAGGGCTCGGTCTTTATAGAAAACGCTCCAGTCATTCGCCTCTACTTTGCTGAAACCCGGGGAGCGAGCTTCAACATAAAGGCAGGTCTTGATAGCGAGATCCGTGAACGATACGAGCGGTTTCTTCATACCCTGGCTTTGGTCTTCGAAAGCGGGATAAAAAGAAAACGATTTCAGAAGATCGCCGAGCCGTACCAACTGGCCGTTGCCCTTGACAGCATTTGCAACGCCTTTCTTTTCCTCTGGCTCGAAGATCCCAAGAGCCATCCGTATCCAGAGGATCCAGACATCATTTTGAATATTCTTTTCAAGGGACTGCTTAACGATTAG
- a CDS encoding efflux RND transporter periplasmic adaptor subunit has translation MANTRFILLRILTLLVFFVFLGLGGCDRGPSRHGGPPPSPRAVSVVTVKPQKIELSTELPGRTAAFRIAEIRPQVSGLIKRRLFTEGTDVKAGQLLYEIDPAEFEAALENARAALLKAEANLPAIQLRAKRLKELLAVKAASKQDYDDAVSALKQAKAEIEYWKAQVKTAKINLGYTRITAPISGHIGPSNVTEGAIVTAYQPTPLATIQQLDPIYVDVPRSTTELLRLRRRLENRNLSHSVTSQAKVKLILEDGTIYPHEGTLQFSDVSVDPTTGSVILRMIFPNPEKVLLPKMFVRAVIKEGVREAAIFVPQQAVARTPKGEPYVLVVGAGERVEMRMLKLDRAMGDKWLVDSGLSPGDRVIVEGLQFVRPGMPVKATPFHENKEAMGARGGHGAGQNTRPGGGA, from the coding sequence ATGGCTAATACCAGATTTATATTGTTAAGAATTTTGACTCTGCTTGTTTTTTTTGTATTCCTTGGGCTTGGAGGCTGTGACAGGGGGCCTTCAAGACATGGCGGCCCCCCTCCTAGCCCCCGGGCGGTATCGGTGGTGACTGTCAAGCCACAGAAGATAGAACTTTCAACCGAACTGCCCGGCAGGACCGCGGCATTTCGTATTGCAGAGATAAGGCCACAGGTAAGTGGCCTTATAAAAAGGCGGCTCTTCACAGAAGGTACGGATGTAAAGGCTGGTCAGCTGCTCTATGAGATCGACCCTGCGGAATTTGAGGCGGCCCTTGAAAACGCCAGAGCAGCCCTTTTGAAGGCAGAGGCAAATCTCCCTGCCATCCAACTAAGGGCCAAACGTCTCAAAGAACTTCTTGCCGTCAAGGCTGCGAGCAAGCAGGACTACGACGACGCCGTTTCCGCCCTCAAGCAGGCCAAGGCAGAGATCGAGTATTGGAAGGCTCAGGTGAAAACTGCCAAGATCAACCTGGGCTACACAAGGATTACAGCCCCGATTTCCGGCCATATCGGCCCGTCCAATGTCACCGAGGGCGCAATAGTTACGGCCTATCAACCCACTCCACTTGCCACCATCCAACAGCTCGACCCAATCTATGTTGACGTGCCTCGCTCCACAACGGAACTACTGCGTCTAAGGCGCCGCCTTGAAAACCGTAACCTCAGTCACAGTGTAACCAGCCAGGCCAAAGTAAAGCTCATTCTGGAAGACGGGACCATTTACCCGCATGAGGGCACACTCCAATTTAGTGATGTCTCAGTTGACCCCACCACTGGGTCCGTAATCCTTCGCATGATCTTTCCCAACCCCGAGAAGGTCCTTCTGCCAAAAATGTTCGTCCGTGCTGTCATAAAGGAAGGGGTCAGGGAGGCAGCCATCTTTGTGCCCCAACAGGCTGTTGCCAGGACTCCAAAGGGTGAGCCTTACGTTTTAGTTGTGGGCGCAGGCGAGAGGGTGGAGATGAGGATGCTTAAACTCGACCGGGCCATGGGTGACAAGTGGCTGGTGGATTCAGGACTTTCTCCTGGCGACAGGGTTATTGTAGAAGGCCTTCAATTCGTGCGTCCAGGGATGCCGGTAAAGGCCACGCCTTTCCATGAGAACAAGGAAGCCATGGGAGCCCGAGGCGGTCATGGAGCTGGGCAAAATACCCGTCCTGGTGGAGGTGCGTAA
- a CDS encoding efflux RND transporter permease subunit: MLSRFFLDRPVFAWVIAIAIMSAGALAIHFLPISQYPNIAPPVIAVDAFYPGASAETVESTVTQIIEQKMTGLDKMLYLSATSSSSGASRIELTFAPGTDPDLAWSKVQNKLQLAMASLPDVVQRQGVTVSKSTRNYLLILGIVSEDGSMDVSDLKDYLKSKLEKVVARIPGVGEVVVFGTEYAMRVWVNPDKLTKYQLTIEDIISALRAYNVEVSAGQFGGVPAVKGQRLNASIIVQHYLKTPEEFAAIPIRTNPDGSIIRIRDIGRTELGSERYDMVSYYNKKPAAFMAIRKESGANSLDTAHRIKKKMEEMSRYFPPGIKVVYPFDTTPFTKVAIHEVVKALFEAIFLVFLVMWLFLGSFRATLIPTIAVPVVILGTFAVIGVLGFSINMLTMFAMVLAIGLLVDDAIVVVENVDRIMTEEGLPPKEATAKSMDQITSALIGIGVVLAAVFGPMAFFPGSTGIIYRQFSVTIASSMLLSVLVALILTPVLCASLLKPRPPGHEPADSAVFFLRPFLRWFDRVFYGARDRYVRLVGHILGRKARFVVIYLVLTGITGFLFMRMPTAYLPDEDQGVLFVQVMLPSGSTLEQTQAILEQVGDYFLNNEKEAVKSFAHVAGFSFSGEGQNMGIGFVHLKDWELRRRPDLKVQAVVGRAMRVFSQIKGAMVFVFPPPAIIELGNAKGFDFELLDFGGLGHEKLMEARNQLLGMAAQDPRLIRVRPNGMEDVAQYYIDIDWEKAGAMGVPISSIHNAIAASFGGAYVNDFIRAGRVKKVYVQADAPYRMLPGDLEKIYVRNNQGKMVPFSAFATGHWSTGSSKLERYNGFPSINIWGEAAPGRSSGEAMAAMEELASRLPKGIAFDWTGLSYQERQATSQAPLVYAFSVFVIFLCLAALYESWPIPIAIMLTFPLGVVGGIIASSIRGLPNDVYFQIGLLTTLGLTTKNAILIVQFARARVDEGMGLIKATLEGARLRFRPIVMTSLAFGFGVLPLVLAQGAGGGSMRAIGTCVFGGMVTATVLIVFFAPLFYVLIRKALVQRKAALSPDSRKEEALK, encoded by the coding sequence ATGCTGTCGAGATTCTTCCTAGACCGTCCGGTCTTTGCCTGGGTCATTGCCATCGCCATCATGAGTGCAGGGGCGCTGGCCATCCACTTTCTACCCATCTCCCAGTACCCGAACATCGCCCCTCCTGTCATAGCAGTTGACGCCTTCTATCCAGGCGCATCGGCCGAAACCGTGGAGAGTACCGTCACCCAGATCATCGAGCAAAAGATGACGGGGCTGGACAAGATGCTTTATCTGTCTGCCACCAGCAGTTCCTCGGGAGCAAGCCGTATCGAGCTCACCTTTGCCCCTGGGACAGACCCGGATCTTGCGTGGTCCAAGGTGCAGAACAAGCTCCAGCTTGCCATGGCAAGCCTGCCCGATGTGGTGCAGCGCCAGGGAGTCACAGTGAGCAAATCCACCCGCAACTATCTTCTGATCCTGGGAATAGTGTCTGAAGACGGCAGCATGGACGTAAGTGACCTAAAAGATTACCTCAAGAGCAAACTGGAAAAGGTCGTGGCGAGGATTCCCGGTGTGGGCGAGGTAGTTGTATTTGGGACTGAGTACGCCATGAGGGTCTGGGTGAATCCGGACAAACTCACCAAATATCAACTTACTATTGAGGACATCATCAGTGCGCTCAGGGCCTACAACGTGGAGGTGTCCGCCGGACAATTCGGAGGTGTGCCTGCGGTCAAGGGGCAACGCCTGAACGCCTCGATCATTGTACAGCATTATCTCAAGACTCCTGAGGAATTCGCTGCCATTCCCATCCGCACCAATCCCGACGGCTCCATAATCAGGATCAGGGACATCGGCAGGACCGAGCTTGGATCCGAGCGGTACGACATGGTCTCGTACTACAACAAAAAGCCTGCCGCCTTCATGGCCATCCGTAAAGAATCGGGAGCCAATTCCCTTGATACAGCCCATCGCATAAAGAAAAAGATGGAGGAAATGAGCCGCTATTTTCCTCCCGGCATAAAGGTGGTCTATCCCTTTGATACCACCCCCTTTACCAAAGTTGCAATCCATGAGGTGGTAAAGGCCCTTTTTGAGGCGATATTCCTGGTCTTCCTGGTAATGTGGCTGTTCCTGGGAAGCTTTCGCGCCACCCTGATTCCAACCATTGCTGTACCGGTGGTCATACTCGGGACATTTGCAGTAATCGGGGTCCTGGGATTTTCTATCAACATGCTCACCATGTTTGCCATGGTGCTTGCCATCGGCCTCCTTGTGGATGATGCCATTGTAGTGGTTGAAAACGTGGACCGCATCATGACAGAAGAAGGGCTTCCGCCAAAAGAGGCCACGGCGAAATCCATGGACCAGATCACGAGTGCCCTCATAGGCATCGGAGTGGTTCTTGCTGCTGTATTTGGTCCAATGGCCTTTTTCCCGGGTTCAACCGGCATCATCTACCGCCAGTTTTCCGTGACCATCGCCTCAAGCATGCTCCTTTCGGTGCTGGTGGCCCTGATCCTCACGCCCGTACTCTGCGCGTCCCTGCTAAAACCACGACCACCAGGCCATGAACCAGCAGACAGCGCGGTCTTTTTCCTTCGTCCCTTCCTCCGGTGGTTCGATCGAGTCTTCTATGGCGCGAGAGATCGCTATGTCCGGCTGGTGGGGCACATATTGGGCAGAAAGGCTCGTTTCGTGGTCATTTACCTTGTCCTGACAGGAATAACCGGTTTTTTGTTCATGCGCATGCCAACTGCCTATCTTCCAGACGAAGACCAGGGCGTGCTCTTTGTCCAGGTCATGCTCCCCTCCGGCTCAACCCTGGAGCAGACCCAGGCTATCCTTGAGCAGGTAGGAGACTACTTCCTCAACAACGAAAAGGAGGCGGTCAAATCCTTTGCACATGTGGCCGGTTTTTCCTTCAGCGGCGAGGGGCAGAACATGGGCATAGGTTTTGTCCATTTGAAAGACTGGGAACTTCGCAGGCGGCCAGACCTCAAGGTCCAGGCCGTGGTGGGAAGGGCCATGCGCGTCTTTTCCCAGATAAAAGGGGCGATGGTCTTTGTGTTTCCGCCGCCCGCAATAATCGAGCTAGGCAATGCCAAGGGGTTTGATTTCGAACTCCTGGACTTCGGCGGACTCGGCCATGAAAAGCTCATGGAGGCCCGAAACCAGCTCCTTGGCATGGCTGCCCAGGATCCCAGGCTCATCAGGGTACGGCCAAACGGCATGGAGGACGTGGCCCAGTACTACATAGATATCGATTGGGAAAAGGCAGGCGCCATGGGAGTGCCCATCTCTTCCATCCACAATGCCATTGCCGCATCCTTTGGCGGCGCCTATGTCAACGACTTTATCAGAGCCGGGCGGGTCAAGAAGGTCTATGTTCAGGCAGACGCCCCTTACAGGATGCTCCCTGGCGATCTCGAAAAGATCTATGTGCGCAATAACCAGGGCAAGATGGTCCCGTTTTCTGCCTTCGCCACCGGACACTGGAGTACCGGTTCTTCCAAGCTCGAAAGGTATAACGGCTTTCCAAGCATCAATATCTGGGGAGAGGCGGCGCCAGGCAGGAGCTCGGGCGAGGCCATGGCCGCCATGGAAGAACTCGCTTCCCGCCTCCCAAAGGGTATAGCCTTTGACTGGACGGGCCTTTCCTACCAGGAAAGACAGGCCACCAGCCAGGCCCCCCTGGTCTATGCCTTTTCGGTATTCGTGATATTTCTCTGCCTTGCCGCCCTGTACGAAAGCTGGCCTATCCCCATCGCCATAATGCTTACATTCCCCCTGGGGGTGGTTGGCGGCATCATCGCTTCATCAATAAGGGGGCTTCCCAATGACGTCTATTTCCAGATAGGCCTACTGACAACGCTGGGGCTTACCACCAAGAACGCCATCCTCATCGTGCAATTCGCAAGGGCCCGGGTGGACGAAGGTATGGGGCTCATAAAAGCCACCCTAGAGGGCGCAAGGCTCAGGTTCCGTCCCATTGTCATGACCTCCCTTGCCTTCGGCTTCGGGGTGCTTCCCCTGGTCCTGGCGCAAGGCGCGGGAGGCGGCTCCATGAGGGCCATCGGAACATGCGTGTTTGGCGGGATGGTGACAGCAACCGTGCTGATCGTATTTTTTGCCCCTCTTTTCTATGTATTGATCAGAAAGGCCCTGGTGCAAAGAAAGGCCGCTTTGAGCCCAGATTCCAGGAAAGAGGAGGCCTTGAAATGA
- a CDS encoding DUF499 domain-containing protein — translation MLNLKLRDEFLGSQMPGTAITLRRPDNTGAAQRDADYILSITYPTADVQTALRAVSSARARRPVVLMGDRGRGKSHIMAVMHHAIQSPERVEAWAKEWGSRLGSDVLSGLTLERGFVAISEPVHNHEYPLLWELLFDRHPKGEFYRGKFQQMGQPYPPRSLLEEMFEDQPVALILDEFQKWFDGLSDQPGAEGIKYRTWAENFIQNLSELSKDRSDILILVISVLNNNTEAFRQVHRDGPVLIDFRGPTAKQDRQKLLLYRLFENREYIPSTDIQALSAAYAGERFRLRFSHLSDAERNRIVSEVESSWPFSPELLELLEDQILMAEAAQETRDLIRILASVFRARGDDVPVITPADFFVDDDACGVQSLLDSIATVGEQEKLREVAQRNLETIKTVGAPIPHARELVSALWIRSMSPGRSAGGTRQELQLDITREQPVDDNSFHGELVQLIENSINIHGEESPDGRLRFGLEENPRSKVRTCAKNDKLWQPGATSATVGQTVYPGKDIEHIRNTLRHILVPETRQPASRVIVLGPNWRDDPWSDVDDVDKPSQWDRPVLIVVPDPLEMNGGNRVAGLGEWLAKHVPAKRNTVRFLLPAEGAKGIYVDEELIFCARCSYLTSIAWRDDLKYRALKEDFDKPLRDSLKKRYDRFAVLRRWDYRNPESCTFDVERIGAQGGEIPSAVEEKLLADLFDPADFQNLVLERAKESCFVGDLLDELTEPPPPNTRDAIPFLGETAIYEEILKVVARGNVVVNVGGTWVGRLPDHTNDEEALRYVRSMAFRSGQEMRQVQLGLPAAVGGTTVTGPGPQLPVSPPPGVTPVGPTPPPGTGGFGGQGSGPVQPPTGGDVVTPPAAGPVQVRRTDAPNTGINLSGYFEKWGIPAGKTLSAAKIEFNNLTVQQLKQVLQRLPSSMRASLEITFTEEEGDA, via the coding sequence ATGTTGAACCTAAAACTTAGAGATGAATTCCTGGGCTCGCAGATGCCGGGGACGGCTATCACGCTGCGCCGGCCGGACAACACTGGTGCCGCTCAGCGAGACGCTGACTACATCCTCTCTATCACCTATCCGACGGCAGACGTCCAAACAGCCTTGCGAGCGGTAAGTAGCGCTCGCGCTCGTCGCCCGGTTGTATTGATGGGGGATCGGGGACGCGGTAAGTCGCACATCATGGCAGTGATGCACCACGCTATCCAGTCGCCGGAACGCGTGGAGGCATGGGCCAAGGAATGGGGAAGCAGGCTTGGTTCGGATGTCCTCAGCGGCCTCACCCTTGAACGAGGGTTCGTTGCGATCTCGGAACCCGTCCACAACCATGAGTACCCCTTGCTTTGGGAGCTCCTGTTCGACAGGCACCCCAAAGGCGAGTTCTACCGCGGCAAGTTCCAGCAGATGGGGCAACCCTATCCACCTCGCTCTCTCCTCGAGGAGATGTTCGAGGACCAGCCTGTTGCCCTGATCTTGGACGAATTTCAGAAGTGGTTCGATGGACTCAGTGACCAGCCGGGGGCGGAAGGGATTAAGTACAGGACGTGGGCGGAGAACTTTATCCAGAACCTCTCTGAGCTCTCGAAGGATCGTTCCGACATATTGATCCTCGTGATCTCCGTCTTGAACAACAACACGGAAGCGTTTCGCCAAGTCCATCGGGACGGTCCCGTCCTCATCGACTTCCGTGGCCCGACCGCCAAGCAGGACCGTCAGAAGCTATTGCTCTACCGCCTGTTTGAAAACCGGGAGTACATCCCGAGCACTGATATCCAGGCCCTTTCAGCCGCTTACGCTGGGGAACGTTTCCGTCTGCGCTTTTCTCACCTCTCAGATGCTGAGCGCAACCGGATCGTCTCTGAGGTGGAAAGCTCGTGGCCCTTCTCGCCGGAACTCCTGGAGCTTCTCGAAGACCAGATCCTGATGGCGGAAGCCGCTCAGGAGACCCGAGACCTCATTCGCATCCTGGCTTCTGTGTTCCGTGCCAGGGGAGATGACGTGCCGGTCATCACACCCGCGGACTTCTTCGTGGATGACGATGCCTGCGGTGTGCAGTCTCTCCTTGATTCCATCGCCACCGTAGGGGAGCAAGAGAAGCTCCGAGAGGTCGCTCAGCGGAACCTGGAGACGATTAAAACGGTTGGCGCTCCCATTCCTCATGCGCGGGAACTGGTAAGCGCATTGTGGATACGTTCCATGTCTCCAGGACGGAGCGCCGGGGGCACGCGCCAGGAGCTCCAACTGGACATCACACGAGAGCAACCCGTAGACGATAACTCCTTCCACGGTGAACTGGTCCAGTTGATAGAGAACAGCATCAATATCCATGGAGAAGAGAGCCCAGATGGCCGTCTGCGTTTCGGCTTGGAAGAGAACCCCAGGTCCAAGGTGCGGACATGCGCCAAGAATGACAAGCTCTGGCAACCCGGCGCCACGTCCGCCACGGTGGGTCAGACGGTTTACCCAGGTAAAGACATAGAACACATCCGGAACACGCTCCGACACATCCTCGTCCCGGAGACCAGGCAGCCTGCATCTCGGGTAATCGTGTTGGGGCCGAACTGGAGGGACGATCCCTGGTCGGACGTCGATGATGTGGACAAGCCCTCTCAATGGGACCGCCCCGTACTCATCGTTGTCCCTGACCCTTTGGAGATGAACGGTGGGAACCGGGTCGCGGGCTTGGGAGAGTGGCTGGCCAAGCACGTGCCCGCAAAGCGCAACACGGTCCGGTTCCTCTTACCAGCCGAAGGTGCCAAGGGCATCTATGTCGACGAGGAACTCATCTTCTGTGCCAGGTGTTCTTACCTCACCTCCATCGCTTGGAGAGATGACCTGAAGTACCGGGCACTGAAGGAGGATTTCGACAAGCCGCTCCGGGACTCCCTGAAGAAGAGATATGATCGGTTTGCCGTGCTGCGGCGGTGGGACTACCGCAATCCGGAATCGTGTACCTTCGATGTGGAACGGATTGGGGCACAGGGTGGCGAGATCCCTTCCGCCGTCGAAGAGAAGTTGCTCGCTGACCTCTTCGACCCTGCGGATTTCCAGAACCTCGTGCTAGAGCGGGCCAAGGAGTCTTGTTTCGTAGGAGATCTCCTTGACGAACTAACCGAACCTCCTCCGCCGAATACGCGGGACGCCATACCTTTCCTCGGTGAGACCGCAATCTACGAAGAGATCCTCAAGGTCGTTGCCAGAGGGAACGTGGTGGTCAACGTCGGTGGGACCTGGGTAGGACGGCTGCCGGACCACACGAATGACGAGGAGGCCCTCCGTTACGTCCGGTCCATGGCGTTCCGCTCCGGGCAAGAGATGCGTCAGGTCCAACTCGGACTACCCGCGGCAGTGGGCGGGACGACGGTCACCGGTCCCGGTCCCCAGCTCCCGGTGTCGCCTCCGCCTGGGGTGACGCCGGTAGGACCCACTCCACCGCCAGGGACCGGAGGGTTCGGTGGCCAAGGTAGTGGACCTGTGCAGCCACCTACGGGAGGTGACGTTGTTACACCCCCAGCCGCAGGCCCCGTGCAGGTTCGGCGAACGGATGCACCAAATACAGGCATTAACCTCTCCGGGTACTTTGAGAAATGGGGGATCCCCGCTGGCAAGACCCTGAGCGCCGCAAAGATCGAATTCAATAATCTGACCGTCCAGCAGCTCAAACAGGTCCTGCAACGCCTGCCCTCGAGCATGCGGGCCTCCCTGGAGATCACATTCACAGAGGAGGAGGGTGACGCGTGA